From Coturnix japonica isolate 7356 chromosome 3, Coturnix japonica 2.1, whole genome shotgun sequence, the proteins below share one genomic window:
- the MGME1 gene encoding mitochondrial genome maintenance exonuclease 1 gives MLLNRMKLLQLLGRKSEKLEMLFQPRFYQKQFPYMCLATSACLHSKKKKVSGYEQVDQEKYKNLVCSVTSYKASAQTPETIFEEDSLLYGQPLKHTTSNKAETKTPKNWVSLINPAKRILSVSSNSNRPMKIALQKNQMPSVTRVLQQTMSPQQAFYLERWKQKMILELGKDGFAEYTKNLFLQGEFFHAALESIFLPEEMATKERGEDSAVSGYLSSVQHVLKDISEVKALESAVQHENLQYLGLVDCVAKYRGQLCVIDWKTSEKPKPFLQNTFDNPLQVAAYIGAINHDANYDFQVTCGLIVVAYKDGCPAHPHFMDPDLCSQYWNKWLLRLEEYMDRN, from the exons ATGCTTCTCAACAGAATGAAACTCCTACAGCTGCTGGGTAGGAAATCGGAGAaactggaaatgctttttcagcCACGTTTTTATCAAAAGCAGTTCCCATATATGTGTCTGGCTACCTCCGCTTGTCTTcatagcaagaagaaaaaagtgagcGGTTATGAACAAGTTGaccaagaaaaatacaaaaacttgGTGTGTTCTGTTACATCTTACAAAGCCAGCGCTCAAACACCAGAGACAATCTTTGAAGAAGACAGTTTGTTATATGGACAACCACTTAAACATACAACTTCAAataaagctgaaacaaaaactCCTAAGAATTGGGTTTCTCTAATAAATCCCGCAAAGAGAATTCTGTCTGTGAGCAGCAATTCAAACCGCCCCATGAAAATTGCTTTACAAAAAAACCAAATGCCCAGTGTTACCCGTGTTCTTCAGCAGACTATGTCTCCGCAGCAGGCCTTTTATCTAGAAAGATGGAAGCAAAAAATGATACTGGAACTTGGGAAAGATGGCTTTGCAGAGTATACTAAAA ATCTTTTCCTCCAAGGAGAATTTTTTCATGCAGCTTTGGAATCTATTTTTCTGCCTGAAGAGATGGCAACTAAGGAGCGAGGAGAAGATTCTGCTGTTTCTGGCTACTTATCAAGCGTGCAACATGTCTTAAAAGATATCAGTGAAGTTAAAGCTCTGGAAAGTGCAGTTCAGCACGAAAATCTTCAGTATCTGGGCCTGGTAGACTGCGTGGCTAAATATCG AGGACAGTTGTGTGTGATTGATTGGAAGACATCAGAGAAACCAAAGCCATTTCTGCAGAATACTTTTGATAACCCGCTGCAAGTTGCAGCATATATTGGAGCCATAAATCACGATGCCAATTATGACTTCCAG GTTACTTGTGGACTCATTGTGGTTGCTTATAAGGATGGCTGCCCCGCACACCCACACTTCATGGATCCAGATCTCTGCTCCCAGTACTGGAATAAGTGGCTTTTGCGTCTTGAAGAATACATGGACAGAAACTGA